The Methanofervidicoccus abyssi genome includes the window ATTTGGCCCAAGGGCATTAGGTAATAGGAGTATTGTAGCACTACCAACTCGGGAAAACAGAGAAAAACTTAGTAGATTACTGAAGAGAGATAGTTTTATGCCATTTGCACCTACTATACTCTACGAACATGTGAAGGATTACCTAATAGATCCTAAATACAGCCCCTTTATGACTATGGTTTTTGAGGTTAGGGAGAAAGTTAGGGAGAGAATAGAAGGTGTAGTACATGTGGATAACACAACGAGGCCCCAAACTTTAAAGAGGGGTTTCAACAAAGTATATTACGATACTATAAAATATATCTATGAGTGCATAGATCTTCCAGTGGTTTTAAATACAAGTTTCAACATCCATGGAGAACCTATAGTATGCACTGAATTAGACGGAATAAGGACTTTTAGGATTGTAGGTGATGCACTGTTGTTGGGAAACTGGCTAATTGAGAAAAAGAGTAATTAGTTAAATCCTAACTTCCTTATTACTCGGATGGTTCAGGAATATAGACTGGATTTTATTTTTATATGATGTTCTTTATTTTTAATTTTAATTATTTTTATAATAAATTATTTTTTTACTCTTCGATAGTTGTTTAGTATAGATAGATTTATTCGTAATCGTTTATAGTTATAATTTTTTAATTACTACTTTAAGGAAACTAAAGTTTAATAATTCTTCCTTACCGTGATTATATATATTAGGAACAACTTAAAAACGCCATTACTATACTACTGGTGATCCCATGTATAAATACTTTGGAACTATGGCAGATATGGGGGTTATTGCTGAAGGAGAAACTCTTGAAGAGGCGTTTAGAGAGGCTGCAAGAGCACTTACCGACCTGATGGTGGATATAAACACTGTTGAGAGAAAAGTTAGAAAAAAGATCACTGTTAAATCGGAGGATCTCTACAGTCTTCTCTACGACTTCCTAACAGAGATCTTAATAATAAGGGACAGTGAAGGTATTGTATTTTCAGATTTCGATATAAAGATAGAGAGAGATAAAGAAAATGATGGATACAGTTTGGAATGTATTGCCTATGGGGAAGAGTTGAATAGGAAAAAACATACTCCTAAGGAAGAGGTGAAAGCAATTACATACCACAAAATGGAGATAGAAGAAAAGGATGGAAGATATACTATAAAATATATAGTAGATATCTAACAGGTGATCCTTTGATAAGTGAGGTATTCTCCTCCATAATGGGTGAAGGTAAATACATAGGAAGGAGATACATATTTATAAGATTTAGAGGCTGCCCACTTCAATGTATCTACTGTGATGAGAATATAAAGAATAATATGCCTTCCAGGGTTGAAAAGAGCCCAGGAAGTGGTGTATTTCAGGAATATCCACATATAGAAAGGGACCTCATAGAGATAGTAAATCACTTAAAAACTCCAGATCTCTTCGCAGTATCCTTTACAGGTGGAGAGCCACTACTACACCACAAAATATTAAAGGAATACTCGGAGGAACTTCGGAATTTGGGGTATAAGATTCATCTAGAGAGTAACGGAATATATCCAGAGAGGTTGTTCTTCTTCGACTATGCATCTATCGATATAAAACTACCTGAACACTTCAGAAGTTTGGATGAAGAAGAATATAGGAAGATTTACAAGTTAGAATTGAGGTCTATCAAAAAACTCTACAGTATGGGATCAGACGTATACGCCAAGGTAGTTGTTATGGAAGATTGTGATCCAGAGGTTGTTGAAAGTGTTGCAAAAGATATCTCAGATATAGGTGATATTACCTTATGCATCCAACCTGTAACTCCGATAAATGACAATATTAAACCTATTCCCCAGAGAAAACTGTTGGAAGTTATGAAACTCTGTGGAAGGTATCTCAAAGATAACGTAATGTGCACCCCGCAGATACACAAGTATTTAGGGATGTTATAATATAGTAAATTTAGTATTATACAATTTAGTATTAACTTTATTGAATCCTCTCTCCTTCAATGTTCGATAGGGAGTTTTTATTTTTTAAACACTTTTTAGTTATATTATAATTTATATTACGGAGAAATCTCTCCCATCAATTATTATCTCTATTTTTTACTATCACTCCAATGGAGACTAGGATATATTAAGTAAAAAATATATTAAAAGGAGTTAAAAGGAGTATAAATACTTAAATAACTTACTTGTTAGAGATTATTTAATGGGCTGTGTTTTTTATACATCTCGATATAAACCTTATTATGTCTCCATCGGATACTATTCCAACTAATTCACGGTTTTCATCTACCACAGGTAGTTGATTGATAATCTCTTCCTTACCTCCATACTCATCCATCTTTTTTATAGCGTTGATCACTGGCTCATCTGGTTTTATGGTAACTACTTCCTTAGTCATAACATCTCCAACTGTAGTATCCAAGGTGTATCTATCCTCTATAAGGTTATGTCCAATATCTGTAGTGGTAACTATTCCAACTATCTTTCCATCCCTATCGACTACTGGTAAACAACTTATTCTGTACTTCAGAAGTTTTTCAAAGGCCTTTACTATCCCTTCCTCTGGATAGACGTATATAACATCTGTTGCCATAATCTCCTTTACAGGAGTAGAAGTTAGATATCTTTCCAGATCTCCCATAGTAATCCCTGTTAAATATATAAATGTAGTAATACCATCTTATATCACCTAACTGTTGTTTAAATATGACTGTTTAAACCCAAATAAAAAAATATTTATAAAACATTTAAAATAGTAAAATAGTTAAAAAAAAGAGTGATGTTACTCAACTGCCCTATTTTCACTTTTTTCTTTCTTTTCTTTTTCTACTTCTTCTATGTTAATTTCAATACCTTCTCCTGCTTTTTCTTCTGCTTTTTCTTCTTTTTCTACATCTTCTAACTTATTAGCAATTTCTATATTTCTAAAACTTATACCAAACTCGCCCCGTAACTCCATACTACCTATCTTGAATGTTGATATCTTCAAGATTTTATTTAAGGTAAACCTTACAATTAACTCCCTATCACATAGAGTATCTATAAGTTTTGATATTTCATTTTCCATCACTATCACCTGATATTTTTTATTCAATTTCAATATTTATTAATTTATTAACATTTATATACTTTTTTATAACTGTTAAACCCTGGTGAAAGGATGGCGAAGTTCCTAATGGTAGTTGGCACTTCCTCAAATTGCGGAAAAACTGTAATGGTTGCAGGACTGTGTAGAATACTTGCAAATAGGGGCTACAAGGTAGCACCTTTTAAATCCCAGAATATGAGTTTAAACTCGAGAGTTTCCAAGGAAGAAGGGGAGATAGCAGTTGCTCAGTACATTCAAAGTTTAGCGGCTAAGACTGAGCCGTCTATCCACTTCAATCCAGTACTTTTGAAGCCTAAGGGAAACTTCGTATCCCAAGTTATCGTCCATGGAAAGCCTTATAGAGATATGGATTACAACGAGTACAGAAGAAATAAAGATCTCTTCTTAGGGAAGATAAGAGAGAGTTTAGAGTACTTAGATAGAAATTACGACTACGTAGTTATGGAGGGGGCAGGAAGTTGCTGTGAGATCAACCTCTTGGAGGATGATATTGCAAACCTTAGGGTTTTAGAGATGGTGGGAGGAGATGCTATCTTAGTGGCAGATATTGATAGAGGAGGAGTCTTTGCATCCCTATACGGTACAGTGTCCCTTCTACCTGAGAAATGGAGGGAACTTATAAAAGGATTTGTGATAAATAAGTTCAGGGGGAATCCCGAAGTGTTGAAAAAAGGATTAGAGAAAATAGAGGAACTTACAGGGATCCCAGTTTTAGGCGTAATTCCCTACAGAGAGGATTTTGTATTTCCCGAAGAAGACAGCCAAGTTATTCAGAATATGAAAGTACTTGGTAATCCAAAAAGTCCTGTGGAGATAAATGTAATAAGATTTTCGAAGATTGCAAACTTCACAGATATAAACCCTCTTTCTAACGATACCTTTATAAGACTTATAGACTTCCAGGACGACATTACAGGAGATATACTTATATTACCAGGTACTAGATGTTCTACCCTCGAGATGAAATTGATAAAGAAACATGGAATGGATAGGAAAATAAGGGAGTTTGTAGAGAGAGGAGGTATTGTAATCGGTATATGTGGAGGGTATCAAATCCTTGGAAAGATATTGATAGATAGTAACTTCAGTGAAGGAGATGTAGGTACCATAGAAGGTATTGGACTCTTCAACATAGAAACTATCTTTGGAAACGAGAAGGTGATAAAGAACTCCTATGGTATTTTAGAGATAGATGGGGAAAGTTTTGAAGTATCTGGCTATGAACTCCACGAAGGTATTACTGTATCTCAGGAGAAGCCTTTAATTAAAGTGGTAAAAGGT containing:
- a CDS encoding archease, producing MYKYFGTMADMGVIAEGETLEEAFREAARALTDLMVDINTVERKVRKKITVKSEDLYSLLYDFLTEILIIRDSEGIVFSDFDIKIERDKENDGYSLECIAYGEELNRKKHTPKEEVKAITYHKMEIEEKDGRYTIKYIVDI
- a CDS encoding CBS domain-containing protein — protein: MGDLERYLTSTPVKEIMATDVIYVYPEEGIVKAFEKLLKYRISCLPVVDRDGKIVGIVTTTDIGHNLIEDRYTLDTTVGDVMTKEVVTIKPDEPVINAIKKMDEYGGKEEIINQLPVVDENRELVGIVSDGDIIRFISRCIKNTAH
- the cobQ gene encoding cobyric acid synthase CobQ, translated to MAKFLMVVGTSSNCGKTVMVAGLCRILANRGYKVAPFKSQNMSLNSRVSKEEGEIAVAQYIQSLAAKTEPSIHFNPVLLKPKGNFVSQVIVHGKPYRDMDYNEYRRNKDLFLGKIRESLEYLDRNYDYVVMEGAGSCCEINLLEDDIANLRVLEMVGGDAILVADIDRGGVFASLYGTVSLLPEKWRELIKGFVINKFRGNPEVLKKGLEKIEELTGIPVLGVIPYREDFVFPEEDSQVIQNMKVLGNPKSPVEINVIRFSKIANFTDINPLSNDTFIRLIDFQDDITGDILILPGTRCSTLEMKLIKKHGMDRKIREFVERGGIVIGICGGYQILGKILIDSNFSEGDVGTIEGIGLFNIETIFGNEKVIKNSYGILEIDGESFEVSGYELHEGITVSQEKPLIKVVKGFGNDGKGFDGAIKIVKVGKGRNKSYIIGTYFHGIFENYKFRNFIVNLVRKRKGFEPITGDNYKDTLENNFEKIAKVIEENVDLSRVLSIDKINK
- a CDS encoding 7-carboxy-7-deazaguanine synthase QueE; this encodes MISEVFSSIMGEGKYIGRRYIFIRFRGCPLQCIYCDENIKNNMPSRVEKSPGSGVFQEYPHIERDLIEIVNHLKTPDLFAVSFTGGEPLLHHKILKEYSEELRNLGYKIHLESNGIYPERLFFFDYASIDIKLPEHFRSLDEEEYRKIYKLELRSIKKLYSMGSDVYAKVVVMEDCDPEVVESVAKDISDIGDITLCIQPVTPINDNIKPIPQRKLLEVMKLCGRYLKDNVMCTPQIHKYLGML